The following proteins come from a genomic window of Coffea arabica cultivar ET-39 chromosome 11c, Coffea Arabica ET-39 HiFi, whole genome shotgun sequence:
- the LOC113715723 gene encoding E3 ubiquitin-protein ligase AIRP2-like isoform X1 codes for MEMMYYQLGRSSYQDSLKVLEADIQHANALAAEIPRAKGGARLQMKLVYNHLAPLFLFLLQWMDCSCTCLLPRYLNLFHVLIYKVYTDGRPRISRHGRKATVNDFYAIILPSLQRLHGDLVEVDDATERNCALKNIGKKRLEGGTGFTNFDLEREDECGICLEPCTKMVLPNCCHAMCINCYRDWNTRSESCPFCRGSIKRVKSRDLWVLTCSDDVVDADTVSKEDLLRFYLYINSLPKDSPDALFLMYYEYLI; via the exons ATGGAGATGATGTATTATCAGCTGGGGAGGTCTTCATATCAGGATTCCCTTAAAGTTCTGGAGGCTGATATACAGCACGCTAATGCTCT GGCTGCTGAAATTCCTAGAGCAAAAGGCGGAGCGCGCCTTCAAATGAAGTTAGTTTACAATCACTTAGCACCTCTCTTTCTGTTCTTACTTCAATGGATGGATTGTTCCTGCACATGTCTGCTTCCAAGATATCTAAATCTTTTCCATGTACTTATCTATAAG GTTTACACAGATGGGAGACCAAGAATATCTAGACACGGAAGGAAAGCAACTGTTAATGACTTCTACG CAATTATACTACCATCACTGCAGCGACTTCATGGAGACTTAGTAGAGGTTGATGATGCAACAGAAAGGAATTGTGCCCTTAAAAACATTGGCAAGAAACGACTGGAAGGCGGTACTGGATTTACCAACTTCGACTTGGAGAGGGAAGATGAATGTGGAATCTGCTTAGAGCCATGTACCAAAATGGTGTTGCCTAACTGCTGTCATGCTATGTGCATCAATTGCTACCGCGATTG GAACACTAGGTCTGAATCTTGCCCGTTTTGTCGTGGTAGCATAAAGAGAGTCAAGTCGAGAGATTTATGGGTTCTTACCTGCAGTGATGATGTAGTCGACGCGGATACCGTCTCGAAAGAAGACTTGTTGCGTTTCTATCTGTACATTAACAGCCTGCCCAAGGACTCCCCTGATGCTCTATTCTTGATGTATTACGAGTATTTAATATGA
- the LOC113715723 gene encoding E3 ubiquitin-protein ligase AIRP2-like isoform X2, with protein sequence MKLVYNHLAPLFLFLLQWMDCSCTCLLPRYLNLFHVLIYKVYTDGRPRISRHGRKATVNDFYAIILPSLQRLHGDLVEVDDATERNCALKNIGKKRLEGGTGFTNFDLEREDECGICLEPCTKMVLPNCCHAMCINCYRDWNTRSESCPFCRGSIKRVKSRDLWVLTCSDDVVDADTVSKEDLLRFYLYINSLPKDSPDALFLMYYEYLI encoded by the exons ATGAAGTTAGTTTACAATCACTTAGCACCTCTCTTTCTGTTCTTACTTCAATGGATGGATTGTTCCTGCACATGTCTGCTTCCAAGATATCTAAATCTTTTCCATGTACTTATCTATAAG GTTTACACAGATGGGAGACCAAGAATATCTAGACACGGAAGGAAAGCAACTGTTAATGACTTCTACG CAATTATACTACCATCACTGCAGCGACTTCATGGAGACTTAGTAGAGGTTGATGATGCAACAGAAAGGAATTGTGCCCTTAAAAACATTGGCAAGAAACGACTGGAAGGCGGTACTGGATTTACCAACTTCGACTTGGAGAGGGAAGATGAATGTGGAATCTGCTTAGAGCCATGTACCAAAATGGTGTTGCCTAACTGCTGTCATGCTATGTGCATCAATTGCTACCGCGATTG GAACACTAGGTCTGAATCTTGCCCGTTTTGTCGTGGTAGCATAAAGAGAGTCAAGTCGAGAGATTTATGGGTTCTTACCTGCAGTGATGATGTAGTCGACGCGGATACCGTCTCGAAAGAAGACTTGTTGCGTTTCTATCTGTACATTAACAGCCTGCCCAAGGACTCCCCTGATGCTCTATTCTTGATGTATTACGAGTATTTAATATGA